The following are from one region of the Nicotiana tomentosiformis chromosome 7, ASM39032v3, whole genome shotgun sequence genome:
- the LOC104121677 gene encoding uncharacterized protein, whose amino-acid sequence MCCGGRICMLCTCVVLVVVAIGLLFGFGVFKNGFHKLKDSIHVVDCLNALCSSPTGRRPFLGFSPAPSPSY is encoded by the coding sequence ATGTGTTGCGGTGGTAGAATTTGCATGTTGTGTACATGCGTTGTACTAGTTGTGGTTGCGATCGGTTTGTTGTTTGGATTTGGAGTATTCAAGAATGGGTTTCACAAACTGAAGGACAGTATTCATGTTGTTGATTGTCTTAATGCTCTCTGCTCCTCCCCTACTGGTCGAAGGCCCTTTTTGGGTTTCTCCCCTGCTCCTTCACCATCCTATTAA
- the LOC138895617 gene encoding secreted RxLR effector protein 161-like, whose amino-acid sequence MTCTRPDVAYALGVTSRYQANPGEEYWKVVKTILKYLKRTKDQFLIYGDFELKLEGYTDASFSSDRDGRKSISGYVFTLNGSTVSWKSSKQATIADSVSEAEYIAASEAAKEAVWMKKFLTELGVVPSIEAIAQAKEPRLHQKSKHVLRRYHLIREIIERGGVEIQKVDGKENDADPFTKALGAKEFDKHKWKLEMKYKSDWL is encoded by the exons ATGACATGTACACGTCCTGATGTGGCTTATGCACTTGGAGTGACTAGCCGATATCAGGCAAATCCTGGTGAGGAATATTGGAAGGTGGTGAAGaccattcttaagtacttaaaAAGGACTAAAGACCAATTCCTCATTTATGGAGATTTTGAGTTGAAACTTGAAGGTTATACTGATGCAAGTTTCTCTTCAGATAGAGATGGTAGAAAATCTATTTCTGGTTATGTATTCACCTTAAATGGTAGTACAGTGAGTTGGAAAAGTTCCAAACAAGCTACAATAGCTGATTCAGTGAGTGAAGCAGAATATATAGCAGCTAGTGAAGCTGCTAAGGAAGCTGTATGGATGAAAAAGTTCTTAACTGAACTTGGTGTGGTTCCTTCAATAGAAG CCATTGCTCAAGCAAAAGAACCAAGATTACACCAAAAATCCAAACACGTTCTGCGAAGGTATCACTTGATAAGAGAGATCATTGAACGTGGAGGCGTCGAGATTCAAAAAGTTGACGGAAAGGAAAATGATGCAGACCCATTCACTAAAGCTCTTGGAGCAAAGGAGTTTGACAAGCACAAGTGGAAATTGGAAATGAAATACAAGAGCGATTGGCTCTAA